In a single window of the Serratia quinivorans genome:
- the stp_5 gene encoding Spectinomycin tetracycline efflux pump, producing MKPITQHTAPSPHIGGILASLSLSMLVSSLGASIANIGLPSLALAFNTSFQAVQWVMIVYLLTITTSIIAVGRLGDRIGRRRLLLLGIGLFSVASALCAMAPDIWLLLSARIAQGLGAAVMMAMTMALVGETLGKENTGRAMGLLGSMSAIGTALGPSLGGALIFGFGWRAVFLVTFPLGLLALLLAYRYLPHGRPQPQSESGRFDLPGTLLLGVTLACYALSMTLGHGDFGAINLLLLLCAGLGIGLFVRLENTTASPLIQPALFRQPGLSSGLMMSALVMTVMMTSLVVGPFYLTRGLGLTVGQAGLAMSAGPLVAALFGVPAGRLVDRLGAARTTAVGLAIMVVGAGVMSMMSIRQGVFGYVAPLCLITLGYSLFQVANNTALMKHAAPEQRGVISGMINLSRNLGLITGASAMGALFMLAANADDINLATAEAISNGMRVTYLTAGVLVAIALVMTIRSRAAIKRDADYSRSPR from the coding sequence ATGAAGCCAATTACTCAGCATACCGCCCCCAGCCCCCATATCGGTGGGATCCTCGCCAGCCTTTCCTTGTCCATGCTGGTTTCCTCACTGGGTGCCAGTATCGCCAACATCGGTTTGCCCTCGCTGGCGCTGGCGTTTAACACCTCGTTTCAGGCGGTGCAGTGGGTAATGATCGTCTATCTGCTGACCATTACCACCTCCATCATCGCGGTCGGGCGTCTGGGCGACCGCATTGGCCGACGTCGCCTGCTGCTGCTGGGGATTGGCCTGTTCAGCGTCGCTTCCGCACTCTGTGCCATGGCACCTGATATCTGGCTGCTGCTCTCCGCCCGTATTGCACAAGGGCTGGGAGCGGCAGTGATGATGGCGATGACCATGGCGCTGGTCGGTGAGACGTTGGGGAAAGAAAATACCGGCCGTGCCATGGGGCTGCTTGGCAGCATGTCGGCGATTGGCACGGCGCTGGGCCCTTCGCTTGGCGGCGCATTGATTTTTGGCTTTGGCTGGCGTGCGGTGTTTTTGGTTACCTTTCCGCTGGGCCTGCTGGCCTTGCTGCTGGCTTACCGTTATCTGCCGCACGGTCGGCCGCAACCGCAATCGGAGAGCGGCAGGTTTGATTTGCCCGGCACTTTGCTGCTTGGTGTGACACTGGCCTGCTATGCACTGTCGATGACGCTGGGGCATGGTGATTTCGGTGCCATCAATTTGCTGTTGTTGCTGTGCGCGGGGCTGGGGATCGGACTGTTTGTGCGGCTGGAAAATACCACGGCATCGCCTTTGATACAGCCGGCACTGTTCCGCCAGCCAGGGCTGAGCAGTGGGTTAATGATGAGCGCACTGGTGATGACGGTGATGATGACGTCGCTGGTAGTGGGGCCGTTTTACCTGACGCGCGGTTTGGGCTTGACGGTGGGACAGGCCGGGTTGGCGATGTCAGCCGGGCCGCTGGTGGCCGCTTTGTTCGGTGTGCCTGCCGGCCGACTGGTTGATCGCCTGGGAGCGGCAAGAACAACTGCCGTGGGGCTGGCGATCATGGTCGTCGGCGCGGGAGTAATGTCGATGATGTCAATCAGGCAGGGTGTTTTCGGCTACGTGGCCCCTCTTTGCCTGATTACCCTGGGTTACTCGCTATTTCAGGTGGCCAATAATACCGCGCTGATGAAGCATGCGGCCCCTGAGCAGCGCGGGGTGATCTCCGGCATGATCAATCTCTCACGCAATCTGGGTTTGATCACCGGTGCTTCCGCCATGGGCGCGTTGTTTATGCTGGCGGCGAACGCCGACGATATCAATTTGGCGACCGCAGAGGCGATATCCAATGGCATGCGAGTGACCTATCTGACGGCTGGCGTATTGGTGGCCATTGCGCTGGTAATGACTATCAGGAGCCGTGCCGCCATTAAACGGGACGCTGATTACAGCAGGTCACCCCGGTAG
- the gldA gene encoding Glycerol dehydrogenase, with protein MSDSHIRVVAGPANYFAYPGAIDQLTQFYSPQQLNNALWLYGERALAAAKPWLPAVFDAVDARRVLFNSHCSESTVQDIVRQAGTDRQVVIGVGGGAVLDTAKVVARRLGLPLVAIPTIAATCAAWTPLSVWYNDQGQALRYEIFDDANHLVLVEPEIILRAPKEYLLAGIGDTLAKWYEAVVLSPQPERLPLTVQLGLNTALTLRDVLLNESEAALKAQAEGQSSQAFLNVLEAIIAGGGLVGGLGDRYTRIAAAHSVHNGLTALPQTDAFLHGTKVAYGILVQSALLGQTETVAQLKALYHRLDLPVSLAALQVDIHDEEQIKRLIERTLQAGESIHLLPLALNETTLRSALGYVESQTA; from the coding sequence ATGAGTGATAGCCACATTCGCGTGGTCGCCGGCCCCGCCAACTATTTTGCTTACCCCGGGGCCATTGACCAACTGACGCAATTTTATTCCCCGCAACAGCTGAACAACGCGCTGTGGTTGTATGGCGAACGTGCGCTGGCCGCGGCCAAACCCTGGCTGCCGGCGGTGTTTGATGCCGTAGATGCCCGTCGGGTGTTGTTTAACAGCCACTGCAGTGAAAGCACGGTACAAGACATCGTGCGTCAGGCGGGAACAGACCGGCAGGTAGTGATTGGCGTTGGCGGCGGTGCGGTGCTGGACACCGCCAAGGTGGTGGCGCGTCGGCTGGGATTGCCGTTGGTGGCGATCCCGACCATTGCCGCGACCTGTGCCGCCTGGACGCCGCTTTCGGTCTGGTATAACGATCAGGGGCAGGCCCTGCGCTATGAGATCTTCGACGATGCCAATCATCTGGTGTTGGTGGAGCCGGAAATTATCCTGCGTGCGCCAAAAGAGTATTTGCTGGCCGGTATCGGCGACACCCTGGCGAAATGGTACGAAGCCGTGGTACTCAGTCCACAACCGGAACGTTTGCCGCTCACCGTCCAACTGGGTCTTAATACCGCGCTGACGCTGCGCGATGTATTGCTCAACGAAAGCGAAGCGGCGCTAAAAGCCCAGGCAGAAGGGCAATCGAGTCAGGCTTTCCTTAATGTGCTGGAGGCGATTATTGCCGGCGGCGGTTTGGTGGGCGGGCTGGGCGATCGTTATACCCGCATCGCCGCGGCGCATTCGGTGCATAACGGCCTGACCGCATTGCCGCAGACCGATGCCTTCCTGCATGGCACCAAAGTCGCGTATGGCATTTTGGTGCAAAGCGCGTTGTTGGGGCAGACGGAAACCGTGGCGCAGTTGAAAGCGCTTTATCACCGTCTGGATTTGCCGGTGAGTCTGGCTGCCTTGCAGGTGGATATTCACGATGAGGAGCAAATCAAACGGTTGATTGAGCGTACCCTGCAAGCGGGAGAGTCGATTCATCTGCTGCCGCTGGCGCTTAACGAAACCACATTGCGCTCGGCCCTGGGCTATGTGGAGTCGCAGACGGCGTAA
- the ntaA gene encoding Nitrilotriacetate monooxygenase component A has product MSTSPSTPSRQLRLGLFVQALGHHVGGWRAAGASGSPTDIDWFTWIAQKAEEGTFDMFFVGDALATSVHRLPSTMSRLEPLTLLAALAVNTRHIGLAATASTTFDQPFHLARAMASIDHISHGRAAWNVVTSFSSDAARNFSRDDLPSHAERYEVAREFLEASYKLWDGWEEDAIVRDKENGVYAIDDKIHAANHKGKHFSVQGPLNISRSPQGRPVIIEAGSSPAGQQLAAETAEVVFTAAATLEEGQAFYRSQKKFVADAGRNPDHLLILPGVMPIIGRTKAEAQETWYQLNQLVDIDNGIEQLSARFGFDLSGLPLDGPVPDVGATEGGQSRVKLLTDLAARENLTLRELAAVAAGSRGHRVVVGTAEEIADDFQLWLEQQGADGFNIMPAVLPNQLELFVELVIPELRRRGLFREEYQYATLRENLGLPQPAINFANVKSA; this is encoded by the coding sequence ATGAGTACTTCACCTTCAACACCATCGCGTCAATTACGTCTCGGCCTGTTTGTTCAGGCGCTGGGCCACCACGTCGGCGGCTGGCGTGCCGCCGGTGCCAGTGGGTCTCCTACGGACATTGACTGGTTCACCTGGATCGCTCAAAAGGCCGAAGAAGGCACCTTTGACATGTTCTTCGTCGGCGATGCGCTGGCAACCAGCGTACACCGTTTGCCCTCTACGATGTCGCGCCTGGAGCCGCTGACACTGTTGGCTGCGCTGGCGGTGAATACCCGTCATATCGGGCTGGCGGCTACCGCTTCCACCACCTTTGATCAACCTTTCCATCTGGCACGCGCCATGGCCTCCATCGACCATATCAGCCACGGCCGTGCCGCCTGGAACGTGGTGACCTCATTCTCCAGCGATGCCGCTCGCAACTTCAGCCGTGACGATCTGCCCTCACACGCCGAGCGCTATGAAGTGGCACGCGAGTTCCTGGAGGCCAGCTACAAACTGTGGGACGGCTGGGAAGAAGATGCCATCGTGCGTGACAAAGAAAACGGTGTGTACGCCATTGACGATAAAATTCATGCCGCCAACCACAAGGGCAAACATTTCTCGGTACAGGGGCCGCTGAATATTTCACGTTCTCCGCAGGGCCGCCCGGTGATTATCGAAGCCGGTTCCTCGCCGGCCGGGCAGCAGTTAGCGGCAGAAACCGCCGAGGTGGTGTTTACCGCCGCCGCCACGCTGGAAGAAGGCCAGGCTTTCTACCGCAGCCAGAAGAAGTTTGTCGCCGATGCCGGTCGCAACCCGGATCACTTGCTGATCCTGCCGGGCGTGATGCCAATCATCGGCCGTACCAAGGCCGAGGCGCAGGAAACCTGGTATCAACTCAATCAGTTGGTAGATATCGATAACGGCATCGAACAACTTTCTGCCCGTTTTGGCTTCGATTTGAGCGGCTTGCCGCTTGACGGCCCGGTGCCGGACGTTGGCGCGACCGAAGGCGGCCAAAGCCGGGTGAAACTGCTGACCGATCTGGCAGCGCGTGAAAACCTGACGCTGCGTGAACTGGCTGCCGTGGCCGCCGGTTCTCGCGGGCATCGCGTGGTGGTGGGCACCGCCGAAGAGATAGCCGATGACTTCCAACTGTGGCTGGAACAGCAAGGCGCCGACGGCTTTAACATTATGCCTGCGGTGCTGCCGAACCAATTGGAACTGTTCGTCGAACTGGTGATCCCGGAGCTGCGCCGTCGTGGCCTGTTCCGCGAAGAATATCAGTATGCAACCCTGCGTGAAAACCTGGGCCTGCCGCAACCGGCAATCAACTTCGCCAACGTTAAATCGGCTTAA
- a CDS encoding ABC-type sugar transport system, periplasmic component: protein MKLFNTSLLALSLFAVFPAFSASTTAPVPAAIANHSGPIRIAVIRNLGSDDNTTQFVSGAVQEGRKLGFQVNTFLTNGDDAKFQDFVNQAISQKYDGIILSQGRDPYSTALLKRIADSGIAVAAFDTAVQGEIPGVTVSQQNDASLTDLSFGQLVKDFDGKANIVKLWVAGFPPMERRQAQYQKLLKDQPGIKELESIGAVSSDVQGDTANKIGAILAKYPKGKIDAIWGTWDAFSQGAYKALQENGRTEIKLYSIDISNQDLALMRAKGSAWKLSVAVDPKLIGAVNLRLVANKIAGEKTPATYEFKAAAIPQDLLLSHPEATNVASLVKVIPGWGKSDDFIAPWFATLEAQQAKK from the coding sequence ATGAAACTGTTCAACACCTCATTACTGGCGTTAAGCCTGTTCGCCGTGTTTCCCGCGTTCTCCGCCTCAACAACCGCCCCCGTCCCGGCGGCGATCGCCAATCACTCGGGGCCAATCCGCATCGCGGTGATCCGCAATCTGGGTTCAGACGACAATACCACGCAGTTTGTCTCCGGGGCGGTGCAGGAAGGCCGCAAATTGGGTTTCCAGGTCAATACCTTCCTGACCAACGGTGACGACGCCAAGTTCCAGGATTTCGTTAATCAGGCGATCAGCCAGAAGTACGACGGCATTATTCTGTCCCAGGGGCGCGATCCCTATTCCACCGCCCTGCTGAAACGCATTGCCGACAGCGGCATTGCGGTTGCGGCCTTTGATACCGCAGTACAGGGCGAGATCCCAGGCGTTACCGTCAGCCAACAGAATGATGCTTCGTTGACCGATCTTTCATTCGGCCAACTGGTGAAAGACTTCGACGGCAAAGCCAATATCGTCAAGCTATGGGTGGCGGGTTTTCCACCGATGGAGCGGCGTCAGGCGCAGTATCAGAAACTGCTGAAAGATCAGCCCGGCATCAAAGAGCTGGAGTCAATCGGCGCGGTATCCTCCGACGTACAAGGCGACACGGCCAACAAGATCGGCGCTATTCTGGCCAAATATCCAAAGGGTAAAATCGACGCTATCTGGGGAACCTGGGATGCCTTCAGCCAGGGGGCTTATAAAGCCCTGCAGGAAAATGGCCGCACCGAAATCAAACTCTACAGCATTGATATCTCTAACCAGGATTTGGCGCTAATGCGTGCCAAGGGCAGCGCCTGGAAACTCAGTGTGGCCGTAGATCCCAAGCTGATTGGCGCCGTTAACCTGCGTTTGGTCGCCAATAAGATTGCCGGTGAGAAAACCCCGGCAACCTATGAATTTAAAGCCGCCGCCATCCCGCAAGACCTGTTGCTCAGCCACCCGGAGGCCACCAATGTCGCTTCTTTGGTAAAAGTCATTCCTGGCTGGGGCAAATCGGACGATTTTATTGCGCCGTGGTTCGCCACGCTTGAAGCGCAACAGGCTAAAAAATAA
- a CDS encoding Predicted lactoylglutathione lyase — translation MFSHITVGVSDLDKAATFYDAILLPLGLKQRPVTPDGGPGARCWVMPEQALPRFYAYQPYNRQPASAGNGSMVAFTAQNEQQVREAYSAGIAAGGTSEGEAGERAHYGKGYFGAYLRDPDGNKIHIAYRGDLL, via the coding sequence ATGTTTAGTCATATCACCGTAGGCGTCAGCGATCTGGATAAAGCCGCCACATTTTACGATGCCATTTTGTTGCCGCTAGGGTTAAAACAACGCCCGGTCACGCCAGATGGCGGCCCCGGCGCACGTTGCTGGGTGATGCCTGAACAGGCATTGCCGCGCTTTTATGCCTACCAGCCGTACAACCGACAGCCGGCCAGTGCCGGCAACGGTAGCATGGTGGCGTTTACCGCCCAAAATGAACAACAGGTGCGTGAAGCCTATTCCGCCGGCATCGCGGCGGGCGGAACTTCGGAAGGTGAAGCCGGCGAACGCGCTCATTACGGCAAAGGTTATTTTGGTGCCTACCTGCGTGATCCCGACGGCAACAAGATCCATATCGCCTACCGGGGTGACCTGCTGTAA
- a CDS encoding Cholesterol dehydrogenase has protein sequence MMKIETAFVTGATGLLGNNLVRELISRGARVKALVRSMEKGRQQFGEIEGVELIAGDMTDVATFAEHLQGCDILFHTAAYFRDNYKGGSHWPKLKAINVEGTRHLLEQAYHAGLRRFIHTSSIAVLNGEPGQSIDETCLRRPEDADDYYRSKILADDVVLEFLRQHPEMNGSLILPGWMWGPGDLGPTSSGQLANDVMQGKLPGLVTGSFSVVDARDVALAMILAAERGQGGERYLAAGQHMTMHQLVPMLGDIAGVKTPTRTLPLPFLYLLATLQEAYARLSGKPVLLSLATVRLMVKEANRSHFNHAKSERDLGLTFRPLEQTLQDTVAWLRNNRPT, from the coding sequence ATGATGAAAATAGAAACGGCATTTGTCACCGGCGCGACCGGTTTGCTCGGTAATAATCTGGTGCGTGAGTTGATCTCTCGGGGTGCCAGGGTCAAAGCTCTGGTTCGTTCCATGGAAAAAGGTCGCCAGCAGTTCGGGGAGATTGAAGGCGTTGAATTAATCGCAGGCGATATGACTGACGTCGCCACCTTCGCTGAACACCTGCAAGGCTGCGACATCTTGTTCCATACCGCGGCCTACTTCCGTGATAATTACAAGGGTGGTAGCCATTGGCCGAAGCTGAAAGCCATCAACGTCGAGGGTACCAGACATCTGCTGGAACAGGCTTACCATGCAGGGTTACGTCGTTTTATCCATACCTCATCTATCGCCGTGCTCAACGGCGAACCGGGCCAGTCGATCGACGAAACCTGTTTACGGCGGCCCGAAGACGCCGATGATTACTACCGCAGTAAAATACTGGCGGATGACGTGGTTTTGGAATTCCTGCGGCAGCATCCAGAAATGAACGGCAGCCTGATCTTGCCGGGCTGGATGTGGGGGCCGGGCGATCTGGGCCCCACCTCTTCCGGTCAGTTGGCCAATGACGTGATGCAGGGGAAATTACCGGGACTGGTGACCGGCAGTTTTTCTGTGGTTGATGCACGAGATGTGGCACTGGCCATGATACTGGCGGCAGAGCGGGGCCAAGGAGGTGAACGTTATTTGGCCGCAGGACAACACATGACCATGCACCAGTTGGTCCCCATGCTGGGGGATATTGCCGGTGTCAAAACTCCCACCCGCACGTTGCCACTGCCATTTCTCTACCTGTTGGCGACGCTACAGGAGGCCTACGCCCGCCTCAGTGGCAAACCGGTGTTGCTCAGCCTGGCCACGGTGCGTCTGATGGTAAAAGAGGCCAACCGTTCTCATTTCAATCACGCCAAAAGTGAACGTGACCTGGGGCTGACATTCCGACCACTGGAACAAACGCTTCAGGATACCGTTGCCTGGCTGCGTAATAACAGGCCAACCTAA
- the aes gene encoding Acetyl esterase yields the protein MQFISACYAISLFVLGSIKEQTSKPDQADDGQYPQGDNMNMDLLFDDLSVRAVQYNARNSVEDFDACMTQYATLATQAKAQTPGIYDIHYGMGIAERLDLFPAANQPAPLLVFIHGGYWHSQRKEEACSMAASFTRHGVAVATLEYTLQPEATLAEIVREVRSAIAWLYHHASQYGIDPDRIFVSGSSAGGHLSGMLIADDWQHLYQVPVNVIKGALALSGLYDIRPLCDIYVNDWMRLTSEQAATLSPLFMLPEKANAPQILLDVGAKETQGFKNQTLAYYAACREKGLNVTLLEDRHCNHFTLVNELANSDSAMFKRVMAMIM from the coding sequence ATGCAGTTTATTAGTGCATGCTACGCCATATCACTGTTTGTACTGGGCAGCATTAAGGAGCAAACCTCAAAACCGGATCAGGCAGATGATGGGCAATACCCTCAAGGAGACAATATGAACATGGACCTGCTGTTTGATGATCTGTCAGTACGCGCGGTGCAATACAATGCCCGCAACTCGGTAGAGGATTTTGACGCCTGCATGACGCAATACGCGACGCTGGCTACCCAGGCCAAGGCGCAAACGCCGGGGATTTATGACATCCACTACGGCATGGGCATTGCCGAACGTCTGGATCTGTTCCCGGCCGCCAACCAGCCTGCGCCACTGTTGGTCTTTATTCACGGTGGATATTGGCACTCCCAACGCAAGGAAGAAGCCTGCTCGATGGCCGCCAGCTTCACCCGCCACGGCGTAGCGGTGGCCACGCTGGAATATACCCTGCAGCCGGAAGCCACACTGGCGGAAATCGTTCGTGAGGTGCGCAGCGCGATAGCCTGGCTTTATCACCATGCCAGCCAATATGGCATCGATCCCGATCGTATTTTTGTCAGTGGCAGCTCGGCGGGCGGCCACCTGAGCGGCATGCTGATCGCCGATGACTGGCAGCATCTTTATCAGGTGCCGGTCAATGTGATTAAAGGGGCGCTGGCGCTAAGTGGCTTGTACGATATTCGCCCGCTGTGTGATATCTACGTGAATGACTGGATGCGTCTGACGTCAGAACAGGCGGCAACGCTCAGCCCGCTGTTTATGCTGCCGGAAAAGGCCAATGCGCCACAGATCCTGCTCGACGTAGGAGCCAAAGAAACCCAGGGCTTTAAAAACCAGACGCTGGCTTATTACGCCGCCTGTCGTGAAAAAGGGCTTAATGTCACGCTGCTGGAAGACCGACACTGCAACCATTTCACCCTGGTGAACGAATTGGCTAATTCTGACAGTGCCATGTTCAAACGCGTCATGGCGATGATTATGTAA
- a CDS encoding Uncharacterized conserved protein: MASPALPQPEYSRNMRLIGHSDQGGKPDGVQVMVHRGYAYVGHMVSQGFSIIDVRDVKNPRAAGFFPAPPGTWNVHLQAHDDLLLVINARDLFADTRFADEKVYYTRAISQTVSGNDARGWSAGVRIFDISTPDQPQEIGFLALEGIGVHRIWYVGGRWAYVSALIDGYSDYIFLTVDLADPRNPQIAGRWWLPGMHSAGGETPNWPEGKRYALHHAIISGDTAYASWRDGGLTLLDINDRSQPQLIAHRNWSPPFGGGTHTALPLPDRDLLVVLDEAVLDNQQDGEKLIWLFDIRQPANPVSIATFPQPDERDYVSKGAHFGPHNLHENRPGSFVSSTLIFATYQNAGVRAYDISNPYQPKETGALVPAAPERMMDKRPDRPRVIQSCDVFVDAQGIIYSTDYNGGLSIIEYLG, encoded by the coding sequence ATGGCATCGCCAGCGCTTCCCCAACCCGAATACAGCCGCAACATGCGGCTGATCGGTCACAGCGATCAGGGCGGTAAGCCTGACGGTGTGCAGGTTATGGTTCACCGAGGCTATGCCTATGTCGGGCATATGGTTTCGCAGGGGTTTTCTATTATCGACGTGCGTGACGTGAAAAATCCGCGCGCTGCCGGTTTTTTCCCCGCGCCACCGGGCACCTGGAACGTACATTTGCAGGCGCATGATGATTTGTTGCTGGTGATCAACGCCCGCGATCTGTTTGCCGACACCCGTTTTGCCGATGAGAAGGTCTACTACACCCGAGCCATCAGCCAGACGGTGTCAGGCAATGATGCCCGCGGCTGGAGCGCCGGGGTGCGCATTTTCGATATTTCAACGCCGGACCAGCCGCAAGAGATCGGTTTTTTGGCGCTGGAGGGGATCGGTGTCCACCGCATCTGGTATGTCGGTGGCCGCTGGGCCTATGTTTCCGCCCTGATTGACGGCTACAGCGATTACATTTTTCTGACCGTCGATTTGGCCGATCCACGTAACCCGCAGATCGCCGGACGCTGGTGGCTGCCAGGCATGCACAGCGCCGGGGGTGAAACGCCCAACTGGCCGGAAGGCAAACGCTACGCCCTGCACCATGCGATTATCAGCGGCGACACCGCCTATGCCAGTTGGCGTGACGGTGGGTTAACCCTGTTGGATATTAACGATCGCAGCCAACCGCAGTTAATTGCCCATCGCAACTGGAGTCCGCCGTTTGGCGGCGGCACCCACACCGCACTACCGCTGCCGGATCGGGATCTGCTGGTGGTGCTGGATGAGGCGGTACTCGACAATCAGCAGGACGGCGAAAAGCTGATTTGGCTGTTTGATATTCGCCAACCGGCCAACCCGGTGAGCATCGCCACTTTTCCGCAACCGGATGAACGCGACTATGTCAGTAAAGGCGCGCACTTCGGCCCGCATAATCTGCATGAGAATCGCCCCGGCAGCTTTGTCAGCTCAACGCTAATTTTCGCCACCTACCAAAATGCCGGAGTCCGCGCCTACGACATCAGCAACCCGTATCAGCCAAAAGAAACCGGCGCGTTGGTGCCCGCTGCACCGGAAAGGATGATGGATAAACGCCCTGACCGACCACGGGTGATCCAGTCCTGCGACGTGTTTGTCGACGCACAAGGGATTATCTACAGCACGGATTACAACGGCGGTTTGTCGATTATCGAATATTTGGGTTGA
- the nemR_1 gene encoding HTH-type transcriptional repressor nemR — MKTIKKRLTREESQHQTRERLIETARQLFIVGGYGGTSIRDIASEAGYSQGAFYSNFASKEDLLLQLLQRHMETEAAQLTRLTQSDMGSPEQVVAALEAWSATLNLEVDWCMLSIELQLHAQRSPAFAIEYQKVWDTHQAKIGVVIASLFKQVGKTPPAEPHELAAAFMAMAHGLALQRTHGGADPSGRLIMLFLRSLLWMPTAD, encoded by the coding sequence ATGAAAACGATAAAAAAACGATTAACCCGTGAGGAGAGCCAACATCAGACCAGAGAACGGCTGATCGAAACCGCTCGCCAATTATTTATTGTCGGCGGTTATGGCGGCACTTCGATCCGTGATATTGCCAGCGAGGCTGGCTATTCACAGGGGGCGTTCTATTCCAATTTCGCCTCCAAGGAGGATCTGCTGTTGCAACTGTTGCAGCGGCATATGGAAACCGAGGCGGCACAGCTCACCCGCCTGACCCAGAGTGATATGGGCAGTCCGGAGCAGGTCGTTGCGGCGCTGGAGGCCTGGTCGGCGACCCTGAATCTGGAGGTGGACTGGTGCATGCTGTCGATAGAGCTGCAACTGCATGCGCAGCGCAGCCCGGCCTTCGCCATCGAGTATCAAAAGGTCTGGGATACCCATCAGGCAAAAATCGGCGTGGTGATAGCCTCGCTGTTTAAGCAGGTGGGTAAGACGCCGCCCGCGGAACCCCATGAGCTGGCGGCGGCTTTTATGGCGATGGCGCACGGGTTGGCTTTGCAACGTACCCATGGGGGGGCTGATCCCTCGGGCCGGTTGATTATGTTGTTTTTGCGCAGTCTGCTGTGGATGCCAACAGCAGACTGA
- the prpD gene encoding 2-methylcitrate dehydratase, which translates to MSSLITAQFARLVLDSRPEASALLAARVGVMDYFACALPIAQGAITDSGLAAVKTVFPPNTAENRALYFGYVSHSLDFDDYHPALRGHPTTVVLSALLALTGDTPDVNALLSAYAVGVEAAGRLGLAAGTQHYQLGFHSTATLGAVAASAAAARYLQLTPQQTQIALGLAATQAAGLRSQFGSAAKPLHAGLAARAAVNAVLLAQAGFIGQSEGVIDSLLHSHGDGRQRPELLTADWGAPWRILQPGLEFKRYPTCGGTHSAAEAAFILRKRLLEQGITAADIPAAIRHIQVSFPPGADTAPYIRRPSNGVEARFSLEYVIADALYSGSVPLMHYGENPVDPLIAALAARVERHADLTAPPDELDAELRFHRVTLTLHDGRQLSDIVTRKQTAARQTDVNAKLRSILQLLPHLDSDRVIGDCALAQPEALLRLIKLLNQ; encoded by the coding sequence TTGTCATCGCTCATAACCGCTCAATTTGCCCGACTGGTGCTGGATAGCCGGCCCGAAGCCTCCGCTCTGTTGGCCGCCCGTGTTGGGGTGATGGATTATTTCGCCTGCGCATTGCCTATTGCCCAGGGCGCAATCACCGACAGCGGGCTGGCGGCGGTGAAAACGGTATTCCCACCCAATACTGCTGAGAACCGCGCACTGTACTTTGGCTATGTCAGCCACTCACTGGATTTTGATGATTATCACCCAGCGCTACGCGGTCACCCGACCACGGTGGTGCTGTCTGCGCTGTTGGCGCTGACCGGCGATACCCCGGACGTTAATGCGCTGCTGAGTGCCTATGCCGTCGGCGTTGAAGCCGCCGGGCGACTGGGGCTGGCTGCGGGAACCCAGCATTATCAGTTGGGTTTTCACAGCACCGCCACCCTGGGAGCGGTGGCGGCCAGTGCGGCTGCGGCGCGCTATTTACAACTGACACCACAACAAACCCAGATCGCACTCGGGCTGGCCGCCACCCAGGCCGCCGGGTTGCGCAGCCAGTTTGGTTCGGCCGCCAAACCGCTGCATGCGGGACTGGCGGCACGCGCGGCGGTAAATGCGGTGCTGCTGGCTCAGGCGGGTTTTATCGGTCAGTCGGAAGGCGTGATAGACAGCCTGTTGCACTCGCACGGTGACGGACGGCAGCGGCCGGAACTGCTGACCGCCGACTGGGGCGCCCCCTGGCGCATTCTGCAACCGGGCCTGGAGTTTAAACGCTACCCGACCTGCGGCGGTACCCACAGCGCCGCAGAAGCGGCATTCATCCTGCGTAAGCGCCTGCTCGAACAAGGCATTACCGCCGCCGATATCCCCGCGGCAATCCGCCACATTCAGGTCAGTTTTCCGCCTGGTGCCGATACCGCGCCCTATATTCGTCGCCCGTCAAACGGGGTCGAAGCGCGTTTCAGCCTGGAGTATGTCATTGCCGATGCGCTGTACAGCGGTAGCGTGCCGCTGATGCACTACGGCGAAAACCCGGTTGATCCGCTGATCGCTGCTCTGGCGGCACGGGTTGAGCGCCACGCCGACCTGACGGCTCCACCGGATGAACTGGATGCAGAATTACGCTTCCACCGCGTGACCTTAACCCTGCATGACGGCCGCCAGTTAAGTGACATTGTCACAAGAAAGCAAACTGCCGCCCGCCAAACCGACGTCAACGCCAAGCTGCGCAGCATTCTGCAACTGTTGCCGCATCTGGACAGTGACCGCGTGATCGGCGACTGCGCCTTAGCGCAGCCCGAGGCGCTGCTCCGTTTAATCAAATTATTAAATCAATAA